From a region of the Streptomyces sp. NBC_00193 genome:
- a CDS encoding ABC transporter permease → MSTTVEAAVQEAVEATAVRTLAPAAVRTPAPAPVRAPATALALRVLRGLRAVALRSAAILALLALWEAAPRLGLVDATFLPPVSEVAKAWWELLGNGQLAEHSKASLARSFGGFGIAVAVAVPLGLLIGWYRPVAALLGPLLEVFRNTAALALLPVFVLLLGIGETSKVSIVVYACVWPILLNTISAVGNADPTLVKLARSMDLSTPKLFQKVILPASVPVIFTGIRLAGAVSILVLVAAEMIGAKAGLGYLINASQFNFAIPQMYAGIVTISAIGLAFNQILVTIERRLSTWRVPS, encoded by the coding sequence ATGAGCACCACGGTGGAAGCGGCGGTGCAGGAGGCGGTGGAGGCGACGGCGGTACGGACCCTCGCGCCCGCGGCGGTACGGACCCCCGCGCCGGCCCCCGTACGGGCACCGGCCACGGCGCTGGCGCTGCGCGTCCTGCGCGGGCTGCGGGCGGTGGCGCTGCGCTCGGCGGCGATCCTCGCGCTGCTCGCCCTGTGGGAGGCGGCGCCGCGGCTGGGGCTGGTCGACGCGACGTTCCTGCCGCCGGTGAGCGAGGTCGCCAAGGCCTGGTGGGAGCTGCTGGGCAACGGGCAGCTCGCCGAGCACAGCAAGGCGAGCCTGGCCCGCTCCTTCGGCGGATTCGGCATCGCGGTGGCCGTCGCGGTCCCGCTCGGGCTGCTGATCGGCTGGTACCGGCCGGTGGCGGCGCTGCTCGGGCCGCTGCTGGAGGTGTTCCGCAACACGGCGGCGCTCGCGCTGCTGCCGGTGTTCGTCCTGCTGCTGGGCATCGGCGAGACCTCGAAGGTCTCGATCGTCGTCTACGCCTGCGTCTGGCCGATCCTCCTCAACACCATCAGCGCCGTGGGCAACGCCGACCCGACCCTGGTGAAGCTGGCGCGCTCGATGGACCTGTCCACGCCCAAGCTGTTCCAGAAGGTGATCCTGCCGGCGTCGGTGCCGGTCATCTTCACCGGCATCCGGCTCGCGGGGGCCGTCTCCATCCTGGTCCTGGTCGCGGCCGAGATGATCGGCGCGAAGGCGGGCCTCGGCTACCTGATCAACGCCTCGCAGTTCAACTTCGCGATCCCGCAGATGTACGCGGGCATCGTCACGATCTCCGCGATCGGCCTCGCCTTCAACCAGATCCTCGTCACGATCGAACGCCGCCTGAGCACCTGGCGCGTCCCGTCCTGA
- the ssuE gene encoding NADPH-dependent FMN reductase, with amino-acid sequence MPKLLALTGSPSVHSRTDVVADHVLRRLNHAGYETAQLAVRELPAADLLAARRGEPEIRRALEAVAEADGIVIATPVYKASYTGLLKAFLDLLPQDGLAGKTVFPLATGGSLAHVLTIDYALRPVLAALGARHVTAGRFVLDSSVERGAGPDRLRPEAELDLYQAVDEFAEALRAAQAAALATAR; translated from the coding sequence GTGCCCAAGCTGCTCGCCCTCACCGGCAGTCCGTCCGTCCACTCCCGTACCGACGTGGTCGCCGACCACGTGCTGCGCCGCCTGAACCACGCCGGGTACGAGACCGCGCAGCTCGCCGTCCGGGAGCTCCCCGCCGCCGACCTGCTCGCCGCCCGCCGCGGCGAGCCGGAGATCCGCCGGGCCCTGGAAGCCGTCGCCGAAGCCGACGGGATCGTCATCGCGACGCCCGTCTACAAGGCCTCGTACACCGGTCTTCTCAAGGCCTTCCTCGACCTGCTCCCGCAGGACGGGCTGGCCGGGAAGACGGTCTTCCCGCTGGCCACGGGCGGCAGCCTCGCCCACGTCCTGACCATCGACTACGCCCTGCGCCCGGTCCTCGCCGCGCTCGGCGCCCGGCACGTCACCGCCGGCCGCTTCGTCCTCGACTCCTCCGTCGAGCGCGGGGCCGGCCCGGACCGGCTGCGGCCGGAGGCGGAGCTGGACCTGTACCAGGCCGTCGACGAGTTCGCCGAGGCCCTGCGCGCCGCCCAGGCCGCCGCGCTCGCCACCGCGCGCTGA
- a CDS encoding ABC transporter substrate-binding protein: MSAAFTTTRTSRRQFLTLLGISAAAVSCGTATATGARGGQITSLKYQGNVGAVSLPELAADLGFLGDVTLDWVGNTISGPQDIQSAATGQTHFGGAFNGAIVKLAASKAQIKAVTSYYGSDKDTYLGYYVLEDSPIRSPRDLIGKKVGMNTLGAHAQALLDIYLERNGVSKADAAKVESLVVPPVNTEQALRQKQIEVGVLSGVLRDKALATGGIRPLFKDFELLGAFSAGSYVMTQKFIKENPDTVRAFTTGVAKAIDWSRATPREEVIARMTEIVKKRGRNEDTSTLQYWRSYGVAEPGGRIADKEFQLWIDWLGERGEIKKGQLKAADLYTNEFNASGKG, translated from the coding sequence ATGTCCGCAGCCTTCACCACCACCCGTACCTCCCGACGCCAGTTCCTCACCCTGCTCGGCATCTCGGCGGCCGCGGTGAGCTGCGGGACGGCGACCGCCACCGGCGCACGCGGTGGCCAGATCACCTCCCTGAAGTACCAGGGCAACGTCGGCGCGGTGAGCCTGCCCGAACTCGCCGCCGACCTCGGCTTCCTCGGCGACGTGACCCTGGACTGGGTCGGCAACACCATCAGCGGCCCCCAGGACATCCAGTCCGCGGCCACGGGCCAGACCCACTTCGGCGGCGCCTTCAACGGCGCGATCGTCAAACTCGCGGCGAGCAAGGCCCAGATCAAGGCCGTCACCTCCTACTACGGCTCCGACAAGGACACCTACCTCGGCTACTACGTCCTGGAGGACAGCCCGATCCGGTCCCCCCGCGACCTGATCGGCAAGAAGGTCGGCATGAACACCCTGGGCGCCCACGCCCAGGCCCTGCTCGACATCTACCTGGAGCGCAACGGCGTCTCCAAGGCCGACGCGGCCAAGGTCGAATCGCTCGTCGTGCCCCCCGTCAACACCGAACAGGCTCTGAGACAGAAGCAGATCGAGGTCGGCGTCCTCAGCGGCGTGCTGCGCGACAAGGCCCTGGCCACGGGCGGCATCCGGCCGCTGTTCAAGGACTTCGAACTGCTCGGCGCGTTCAGCGCGGGCTCGTACGTGATGACGCAGAAGTTCATCAAGGAGAACCCGGACACCGTCCGGGCCTTCACCACGGGCGTGGCCAAGGCCATCGACTGGTCCCGCGCCACCCCGCGCGAGGAGGTCATTGCGCGGATGACGGAGATCGTCAAGAAGCGCGGCCGCAACGAGGACACCTCGACCCTGCAGTACTGGCGCTCCTACGGGGTCGCCGAGCCCGGCGGCCGGATCGCCGACAAGGAGTTCCAGCTGTGGATCGACTGGCTGGGCGAGCGCGGGGAGATCAAGAAGGGCCAGCTCAAGGCGGCCGACCTCTACACCAACGAGTTCAACGCGTCCGGGAAGGGCTGA
- a CDS encoding TauD/TfdA family dioxygenase produces MSTATRTDLTVTKIGGRIGAEIGGVRLGGDLDADAVAGIRAALLAHKVVFFRGQGHLDEDGHEAFAQLLGAPVAHPTVPSADGRYALGIDSHHGARANQWHTDVTFVPAYPAFSILRAVTIPPYGGNTLWANTATAYAGLPEPLRVLADSLRAVHSNEYDYAALKPDALPEALAQYREVFTSTKFLTEHPVVRVHPETGERTLLLGNFVQRINGLTGRDSRLLQDLFQAHIELPENTVRWQWQAGEVAIWDNRATQHYGVDDSDDHERTLRRVTVDGDVPVGPDGVPSRLISPESVPDPAFGIASGASTSEA; encoded by the coding sequence ATGTCCACTGCCACCCGCACCGACCTCACCGTCACCAAGATCGGCGGCCGCATAGGCGCCGAGATCGGCGGCGTCCGCCTCGGCGGCGACCTCGACGCCGACGCCGTCGCCGGGATCCGGGCCGCGCTGCTCGCCCACAAGGTCGTCTTCTTCCGGGGCCAGGGCCACCTCGACGAAGACGGGCACGAGGCCTTCGCCCAGCTGCTCGGCGCGCCCGTCGCGCACCCCACCGTGCCCTCCGCCGACGGGCGTTACGCGCTCGGCATCGACTCCCACCACGGAGCCCGCGCCAACCAGTGGCACACGGACGTCACCTTCGTCCCCGCCTACCCCGCCTTCTCCATCCTGCGCGCCGTCACCATCCCGCCCTACGGCGGCAACACCCTGTGGGCCAACACCGCCACCGCCTACGCCGGCCTGCCCGAGCCGCTCCGCGTCCTCGCCGACAGCCTGCGGGCCGTGCACTCCAACGAGTACGACTACGCGGCCCTGAAGCCCGACGCCCTGCCCGAGGCGCTCGCCCAGTACCGCGAGGTGTTCACCTCGACCAAGTTCCTCACCGAGCACCCGGTGGTCCGGGTCCACCCCGAGACCGGCGAACGCACCCTGCTGCTCGGCAACTTCGTCCAGCGGATCAACGGGCTCACCGGCCGCGACTCGCGCCTCCTCCAGGACCTCTTCCAGGCCCACATCGAGCTCCCCGAGAACACCGTCCGCTGGCAGTGGCAGGCCGGTGAGGTCGCGATCTGGGACAACCGCGCCACCCAGCACTACGGCGTCGACGACTCCGACGACCACGAGCGCACCCTGCGCCGCGTGACCGTCGACGGCGACGTCCCGGTCGGGCCCGACGGGGTCCCGTCCCGTCTGATCAGCCCGGAGTCCGTGCCGGACCCGGCCTTCGGCATCGCCTCCGGAGCCTCCACCTCCGAAGCCTGA
- a CDS encoding ABC transporter ATP-binding protein — MAKIVFDSVTKTFPTKDKKQEFTALDGIDLEIGSGEFVVVVGPSGCGKSTLLDLLGGLTPPTSGRILLDGKPVTGPGLDRGIVFQQYALLPWRTALGNIEFGLEATGVPRRQRAAKAREFLDLVGLTGFEDRHPHELSGGMRQRVAIARSLAYDPDVLLMDEPFAALDAQTRESLQGELRRIWQSTGKTIVFITHGIEEAVYLGQRVAVITSRPGRVKQVVPVSFGDRATGATGEDLRSSPEFARHRHEIWTLLHDEVARAQQLEKEEVAV, encoded by the coding sequence ATGGCGAAGATCGTGTTCGACTCCGTGACGAAGACCTTCCCGACGAAGGACAAGAAGCAGGAGTTCACCGCACTCGACGGCATCGACCTGGAGATCGGGTCGGGGGAGTTCGTGGTCGTCGTGGGCCCCAGCGGCTGCGGCAAGTCCACCCTCCTGGACCTGCTCGGCGGCCTGACCCCGCCCACCTCCGGCCGGATCCTGCTCGACGGCAAGCCGGTCACCGGGCCCGGGCTCGACCGGGGCATCGTCTTCCAGCAGTACGCGCTGCTGCCGTGGCGCACCGCGCTGGGCAACATCGAGTTCGGCCTGGAGGCCACCGGCGTCCCGCGCCGCCAACGGGCGGCGAAGGCGCGGGAGTTCCTGGACCTCGTCGGCCTCACCGGGTTCGAGGACCGGCACCCGCACGAACTGTCCGGCGGCATGCGCCAGCGGGTCGCCATCGCGCGCTCGCTCGCGTACGACCCGGACGTGCTGCTGATGGACGAGCCGTTCGCGGCGCTCGACGCGCAGACCCGCGAGTCCCTCCAGGGCGAACTGCGGCGGATCTGGCAGAGCACCGGCAAGACGATCGTGTTCATCACGCACGGCATCGAAGAGGCCGTCTACCTCGGGCAGCGGGTGGCCGTCATCACCTCCCGCCCCGGGCGGGTCAAGCAGGTCGTCCCGGTGTCCTTCGGCGACCGGGCCACCGGCGCCACCGGTGAAGACCTGCGCTCCAGCCCGGAGTTCGCCCGCCACCGCCACGAGATCTGGACCCTGCTCCACGACGAGGTGGCCCGAGCCCAGCAACTGGAGAAGGAGGAGGTCGCCGTATGA